In Spirosoma aureum, a single genomic region encodes these proteins:
- a CDS encoding sialidase family protein codes for MMIKPPLLLFISLVALSYFDITCVEWKQPVLINDQPVFTDAGLVSHAGETEIRKHGNYGSEYGRMLRLSNGTWLAAYTISRNNGYQRDPKAGLELQVSESRDNGQTWKSISILTDPGRDLDNAQLCQLPNGAVLLACRSVRWQESYRLPVYQSTDLGKTWSKHSTIDVAEGKPGTLGKPDKGIYEPHMAFLADGRLSVMYANEKHVTETPSYSQIISQKISVDQGASWGPEIWVAHETGHNASRPGMPVWTRMTNGQYMVVYEICGPEKCMVYYKTSPDGAHWAEGLGTPIPDQLGGPYLLSITDGRLVVSSNSSHISVSNDYGQSWQRIADAWPKSLWSSLYQPGANQIIVMNSVERSIGGHNVQIRSGLLSRQIK; via the coding sequence ATGATGATAAAACCACCCCTGCTCCTATTTATTAGTCTGGTTGCACTCAGTTATTTCGACATTACCTGTGTCGAATGGAAACAGCCGGTACTCATCAACGATCAGCCCGTTTTCACAGATGCGGGGCTGGTATCCCACGCGGGCGAAACAGAAATACGCAAACACGGTAACTACGGTTCAGAATACGGACGTATGCTTCGCCTGTCGAATGGAACCTGGTTGGCTGCCTACACAATTTCCCGCAATAATGGCTACCAGCGCGATCCGAAAGCAGGTCTGGAGCTACAGGTTTCTGAAAGCCGCGACAACGGTCAGACCTGGAAATCAATCAGCATTCTTACCGACCCTGGCCGCGATCTGGACAACGCCCAGCTTTGCCAACTACCTAATGGAGCCGTTCTGCTGGCTTGCCGGTCTGTCCGCTGGCAGGAGTCATACCGACTGCCTGTTTATCAGAGTACGGATCTGGGCAAAACGTGGTCCAAACACAGTACAATAGACGTGGCAGAAGGGAAACCGGGCACACTGGGTAAGCCCGATAAAGGCATTTATGAACCACACATGGCTTTTCTGGCCGATGGCCGTCTATCGGTCATGTATGCGAATGAAAAACACGTTACGGAAACGCCTTCCTACAGCCAGATTATTTCGCAGAAGATTTCGGTCGATCAGGGCGCAAGCTGGGGTCCGGAAATATGGGTAGCTCATGAAACGGGGCACAATGCTTCCCGACCGGGGATGCCGGTATGGACACGGATGACGAATGGTCAGTATATGGTTGTCTACGAAATTTGCGGCCCCGAAAAATGCATGGTCTACTATAAAACCAGCCCCGATGGTGCCCATTGGGCGGAAGGGTTAGGCACGCCCATTCCCGACCAGTTAGGTGGCCCCTACCTGCTTTCAATAACCGATGGCCGATTGGTAGTATCCTCCAACAGCAGTCATATTTCGGTGAGTAATGACTATGGGCAATCCTGGCAGCGCATCGCCGACGCCTGGCCCAAATCATTGTGGAGCAGTCTGTATCAGCCGGGAGCCAATCAGATTATTGTCATGAATTCTGTAGAGCGTTCAATCGGTGGGCATAACGTTCAGATTCGGTCTGGCCTGTTAAGCCGCCAGATCAAGTAA
- a CDS encoding VCBS repeat-containing protein — MIVKRPLFLVLLTVISMFAGCRSASDSLPLFTKISADESGLSFNNQIQPFENETLNANTYDPLYNGAGVGVGDFNNDGWDDLFFAGNKVSSRLYLNQIGHSKKENPAFQFTDITEQAGVQTRIWCTGVSVVDLNQDGWLDIYVCVAGPDTAKAVRRNLLFLNQKCSPGGVPTFQEVAEQVGLADSGMNTQAAFFDYDHDGDLDCYILNNAFERTGRNSIRPRRLDGTGLSTDRLYRNESRSPTEQKSTKKSELQNETTTLPQFVDVSSQEGIKAEGYGLGLTIADLNQDGWLDVYCANDFLSNDVVWINNHDKKGNHTGFTNRAADYFKHTSYNSMGVDIQDINNDSRPDVMVVDMMPETNERQKMMLIKTNWDFFTLARQQGYQDEYVRNTLQLNQGPSGLNQEPGFSEIGQLAGVSRTDWSWAPLLADLDNDGWKDLTVSNGYRRDITNLDYVVYLNQQISSFGLAATHKQTMEALYKLPEVKLHNYVYRNRGDLTFEDKSLDWGLGELNYSNGAVYVDLDKDGDLDLVFNNIDEPAGVYRNETNQTGKPIIRHFLRLKLPADGHGSGAEVRLKLPNGTTQTTLAHPVRGYTSSVESIVHFGLGKHTSVGVEIHWADGTVQSLGQLKADQTQTVHYLPANSPTSTQGDTSSTGLFVTQPASVIGIPFMHQTVLSSDWQRTPMLPQVYGKNGPAIAVADVDGNGLDDVFVGAGPGQVRTVYLQKKAGQFTPLIQGANDLNDMGALFFDADQDGDLDLYVVSGGSQQPDSSHIYQDRLYLNDSRGKFTRSQGLLPPTTSSGSCIVAADFDHDGDLDLFRGGRVKVEKYPFPPRSYLLRNDGGRFTDVTDQLAPGLRQIGMVCAALWTDYDNDSWPDLLLAGEFMPITLVKNGKGKFQQQPATLPAGQWNSIIGADFDCDGDIDYLAGNTGLNTRYNVSASEPLRIYGNDFDGNGKIDPILTHYLQGTEQVVAIRDVMNDQMSPLSRKRFVSFQQYAQQSFVEMFTDDERKGAIRLEATELRSIYIENKGGGRFVAQPLPIPVQISPVFGMQTGDFNADGWRDVLLIGNSYAPETYSGWYDAGRGTVLLGNGKGQFRAVPSAEAGLQIDGDAKGLAVLSIGSSVSYLVTNTNGPVQWLALRKNSQSAIGRLKPTETHSLIQHTDGRTERVEYYHGSGYLSQSSWVNY, encoded by the coding sequence ATGATCGTTAAACGCCCTTTATTTCTGGTATTACTCACTGTGATCAGTATGTTTGCCGGTTGTCGGTCAGCGTCCGACAGTCTTCCTTTATTTACAAAAATCAGCGCTGACGAATCGGGTCTGTCGTTCAATAATCAAATCCAGCCTTTCGAAAATGAAACACTAAATGCCAATACCTACGACCCCCTGTATAATGGGGCAGGCGTTGGCGTTGGTGATTTCAACAATGACGGATGGGATGACCTGTTTTTTGCCGGAAATAAGGTGAGTAGCCGTCTGTATCTGAACCAAATAGGACATTCGAAAAAAGAAAATCCGGCCTTCCAGTTTACGGATATTACCGAACAGGCTGGTGTACAGACCCGAATCTGGTGTACGGGTGTTTCAGTTGTTGATCTGAATCAGGACGGTTGGCTGGATATCTACGTCTGTGTGGCGGGGCCGGATACGGCAAAGGCTGTTCGAAGAAACCTGCTTTTTCTCAACCAGAAATGCAGCCCGGGCGGAGTTCCGACATTTCAGGAAGTGGCCGAACAAGTGGGTCTGGCAGACAGCGGGATGAATACGCAGGCTGCCTTTTTTGATTATGACCACGACGGTGATCTGGATTGCTATATTCTGAACAATGCCTTCGAGCGAACGGGCCGGAATAGTATTCGACCACGGCGACTCGATGGAACCGGCCTAAGCACGGATCGGCTATATCGAAATGAAAGCCGATCACCAACTGAGCAAAAATCAACGAAGAAAAGCGAGCTTCAGAACGAAACCACAACGCTACCGCAGTTTGTCGATGTGTCGAGCCAGGAAGGAATCAAGGCCGAAGGGTATGGCCTGGGACTTACAATTGCAGACCTGAATCAGGACGGCTGGCTGGATGTATACTGCGCCAATGATTTTTTGTCGAATGATGTCGTATGGATCAATAACCACGATAAAAAAGGGAATCATACCGGGTTCACCAATCGTGCGGCCGATTATTTCAAACATACCAGTTACAACAGTATGGGTGTCGATATTCAGGACATCAATAACGACTCCCGGCCCGATGTGATGGTCGTTGACATGATGCCGGAGACGAATGAGAGGCAAAAAATGATGCTCATTAAAACCAACTGGGATTTTTTTACGCTGGCCCGTCAGCAGGGCTATCAGGATGAATATGTACGAAATACCCTGCAACTCAATCAGGGGCCATCTGGTCTGAATCAGGAACCGGGCTTTAGTGAAATAGGCCAGTTGGCGGGTGTTTCGCGAACTGACTGGAGCTGGGCACCGCTGTTGGCTGATCTGGACAACGATGGTTGGAAAGACCTTACTGTTTCGAACGGCTACCGGCGCGACATTACCAATCTGGATTATGTGGTGTATCTCAACCAGCAGATCTCAAGCTTTGGCCTGGCGGCAACACATAAACAGACCATGGAGGCTCTGTATAAACTTCCTGAGGTAAAGCTTCATAACTACGTGTATCGAAATCGGGGTGACCTGACCTTTGAGGATAAATCGCTGGATTGGGGGTTGGGTGAACTCAATTACTCGAATGGTGCGGTCTATGTTGATCTGGATAAAGATGGCGATCTGGATCTTGTTTTCAATAACATCGATGAGCCAGCCGGAGTCTATCGAAATGAAACGAATCAAACCGGTAAACCGATTATCCGCCACTTTCTGCGACTGAAATTGCCTGCCGATGGACACGGTTCGGGGGCTGAAGTTCGCCTGAAATTGCCCAATGGAACAACACAGACCACACTGGCACATCCGGTTCGGGGCTATACCTCCTCCGTTGAATCGATTGTTCATTTTGGTCTCGGGAAGCATACATCGGTTGGGGTTGAGATTCATTGGGCGGACGGAACCGTTCAATCACTGGGGCAGCTAAAAGCCGACCAAACGCAAACCGTTCACTATTTGCCTGCCAATAGCCCTACCTCGACCCAGGGAGATACCAGTTCGACAGGATTGTTTGTTACGCAGCCAGCATCAGTGATTGGTATCCCTTTTATGCATCAGACTGTACTCTCGTCGGATTGGCAGCGAACGCCTATGCTCCCGCAGGTGTACGGGAAAAATGGGCCTGCCATAGCGGTTGCCGATGTTGATGGAAATGGCCTTGACGATGTGTTTGTTGGGGCGGGCCCCGGTCAGGTGCGAACGGTGTATTTACAGAAAAAAGCCGGGCAGTTTACGCCTTTGATTCAGGGGGCCAATGACCTCAACGATATGGGGGCTTTGTTTTTTGACGCCGATCAAGATGGCGATCTGGATTTATACGTCGTTAGTGGGGGAAGTCAGCAACCCGATAGCAGCCATATTTATCAGGATCGATTATACCTGAACGATAGTCGGGGCAAATTTACCCGATCGCAGGGTTTGCTACCACCAACGACTTCTTCGGGCTCTTGTATTGTAGCCGCCGATTTTGACCACGATGGCGATCTGGATTTGTTCCGTGGAGGGCGTGTCAAGGTAGAAAAGTATCCATTTCCACCCCGTAGCTATTTACTTCGGAATGATGGAGGTCGGTTTACCGATGTTACCGATCAACTGGCTCCCGGCTTGCGGCAGATAGGGATGGTTTGCGCAGCACTCTGGACTGACTATGATAATGATAGCTGGCCTGATTTACTGCTTGCGGGCGAATTTATGCCGATCACGTTAGTAAAAAACGGCAAAGGGAAATTTCAGCAACAGCCTGCTACACTGCCAGCTGGGCAGTGGAATTCAATAATTGGTGCCGATTTCGATTGCGACGGCGACATCGATTACCTCGCGGGTAATACTGGCCTTAATACGAGGTATAACGTCTCTGCTTCAGAGCCATTACGCATTTACGGTAACGATTTTGACGGGAATGGTAAAATAGATCCCATCCTGACCCACTACCTCCAAGGAACCGAGCAGGTAGTGGCTATTCGGGATGTGATGAACGATCAGATGAGCCCCCTGTCCCGTAAACGATTCGTTAGTTTTCAGCAATATGCCCAGCAGTCATTTGTCGAGATGTTCACCGATGATGAACGAAAGGGAGCTATTCGGCTCGAAGCGACTGAACTAAGGAGTATCTATATCGAAAACAAAGGAGGAGGCCGGTTTGTCGCGCAACCACTCCCGATACCTGTCCAGATTTCCCCTGTTTTCGGGATGCAAACCGGCGATTTCAATGCGGATGGCTGGCGTGATGTGTTGCTGATCGGTAATTCATACGCACCCGAAACCTATTCGGGCTGGTATGATGCTGGTCGCGGAACGGTATTGCTGGGCAACGGGAAGGGGCAATTTCGTGCGGTGCCTTCGGCTGAAGCAGGATTGCAGATCGATGGTGATGCCAAAGGGCTGGCCGTTTTATCGATAGGATCTTCGGTCAGTTATCTGGTGACTAATACCAATGGGCCCGTACAATGGTTAGCCCTCCGAAAAAATAGCCAGTCTGCAATTGGGCGACTAAAACCGACCGAAACACATTCGCTGATTCAGCATACCGATGGCCGGACAGAGCGGGTAGAATATTATCATGGCTCTGGTTATTTGTCACAGTCTTCCTGGGTAAATTATTGA
- a CDS encoding FecR family protein produces the protein MKSPDYSQYSMNDFVLDESFRRWVFQPNEQTMSFWHSFMLRHPDKQNAIDEASAILLHLRVHYDDLTDASQERIWQVLDTAFDRQLAARTDTIERDKPILRRLISYPFRHWQLAASLTGLLLLAGGGWAYRHYWQRQEIHTRYGELLTITLPDGSEVRLNGNSTLTYPNDWTDRDDREVWLEGEAFFRVTKKQALSGRLKFITHTPNLDISVLGTQFNVNTRRGNTLVMLSEGKVQLSNPNDKKAPVILMKPGDLATVQTGIEQVSITPAKPQIHTAWTKHQFAFEDTPLREIAQQLSDTWGITLVFEDNALAERRFTGNLSSQDMETLITTLTTAFNLQADREGNRIILHRL, from the coding sequence ATGAAATCACCTGATTATAGCCAGTATTCAATGAATGACTTTGTGTTGGACGAGTCGTTTCGACGTTGGGTTTTTCAACCCAATGAACAGACTATGTCGTTCTGGCATTCATTTATGCTCAGGCATCCCGATAAACAGAACGCCATTGATGAAGCAAGCGCGATTTTACTGCATCTGAGGGTGCACTACGACGATTTAACGGATGCCAGCCAGGAACGCATCTGGCAGGTACTGGATACAGCTTTTGACCGTCAGCTAGCCGCTCGGACGGATACTATTGAACGGGATAAACCAATTCTGAGACGACTAATCAGTTATCCATTCAGGCACTGGCAACTGGCAGCCTCACTCACTGGCCTGTTGTTACTGGCTGGCGGTGGGTGGGCTTACCGGCACTACTGGCAGCGGCAGGAAATTCATACCCGTTATGGCGAACTCCTGACAATAACCCTGCCTGATGGGTCAGAAGTCCGGCTCAATGGTAATTCGACCCTGACCTACCCCAATGACTGGACTGATCGCGACGATCGGGAAGTATGGCTTGAAGGCGAAGCATTTTTCAGAGTAACCAAAAAACAGGCACTGTCAGGACGACTGAAATTCATCACCCATACACCCAATCTGGATATTTCTGTACTGGGAACACAGTTTAACGTGAATACCCGTCGGGGCAATACGCTGGTCATGTTATCGGAAGGAAAGGTCCAGTTATCTAACCCGAATGATAAAAAAGCACCTGTCATTCTGATGAAACCCGGCGATCTGGCAACTGTCCAGACGGGTATCGAACAGGTATCGATCACCCCTGCGAAACCTCAGATACATACCGCCTGGACCAAGCATCAGTTTGCCTTTGAGGATACGCCCCTTCGGGAAATTGCCCAGCAGTTAAGCGATACCTGGGGTATCACGCTGGTTTTTGAAGACAATGCACTCGCCGAAAGACGCTTTACTGGAAACTTATCCAGTCAGGATATGGAAACGCTCATTACAACCCTTACTACGGCTTTCAACCTTCAGGCTGATCGCGAAGGCAATCGAATCATCCTCCACAGGCTGTAA
- a CDS encoding nuclear transport factor 2 family protein, which yields MKTNTETVQAIYEAFGRGDLPALLDYLADDVNLEIWADNSAQKHNVPWMEPHTGKAGATEFFGILAQLNIIDFQVLSIMGGGNQVAAEFVIEAAPSALSKGYRDEEIHLWTFNDEGKVTRLRHYTDTFKHILAAQI from the coding sequence ATGAAAACCAATACCGAAACCGTTCAGGCCATCTACGAAGCGTTTGGCCGGGGCGACTTACCTGCGCTCCTTGACTACCTGGCCGACGATGTGAACTTGGAAATCTGGGCCGACAACTCTGCTCAAAAACACAATGTACCCTGGATGGAACCCCATACGGGCAAAGCAGGTGCAACGGAGTTTTTCGGCATTTTAGCTCAGTTAAACATCATCGATTTTCAGGTACTGTCGATTATGGGTGGTGGCAATCAGGTAGCAGCCGAGTTTGTGATCGAAGCGGCCCCATCCGCTCTTAGCAAAGGGTATCGCGACGAAGAAATACACCTCTGGACCTTCAATGACGAAGGCAAAGTAACTCGTCTGCGCCACTACACCGATACGTTCAAGCACATTCTGGCAGCACAGATATAA
- a CDS encoding beta-L-arabinofuranosidase domain-containing protein: MKSTFLSLTTVLLVTFVNSYAQKATSVNNRAPLAPQKYLELPLGAIKPEGWLHHQLEVMRDGSTGHLDEYYPKIKDDNGWLGGKGDGWEETPYWLDGAVPLGYLLDDKTLKDKVQKYINWSLEHQRPNGFFGPYTKKEVANGGKMNSCADGEDWWPRMVMLKVLQQYYTATNDKRVIPFMTRYFRYQHESLKTCPLNKWTEWAESRGGDNIMAVYWLYNQTGDKFLLDLADILYKQTTNWTDLLGGRNWAIGAAVNQTSQRWMDRHAVNVGMGLKLPAEYYRGKKDAKYLSAVKTGFNDLMTLHGLPHGMFSGDEDLHGNEPTQGVELCAIVETMFSLEEIIGITGDPAYMDALERMTFNALPTQTTDDYHSRQYFQIANQVQVSRGVYDFSLPFDRGMNNVFGPYAGYTCCTANMHQGWTKYASHLWYRSAQENGLAALEYAPNTVKSPVGDGTTATIQEATNYPFDDQITFSISLPKTTTFPLDLRIPGWCKEATILLNGTKLRSDKGGQIISLNRAWKNGDKVTLQLPMQVTTSNWAKNSRTIERGPLVYALKVESEITEKKIKEEGTYYEFQPKGNWNYGLPKALVDDPVKNTTVVMKPVAANFVWNETNAPIEIKTTGRQIPNWKIVEGVARQPVTPRDGVYKGEVNDKTETITLIPYGCTKLRVVAFPVVP, from the coding sequence ATGAAATCTACCTTCCTTAGCCTGACTACTGTTCTTCTAGTGACTTTCGTAAATTCATACGCACAGAAAGCGACCTCTGTCAACAATCGTGCTCCACTGGCTCCGCAGAAATACCTTGAATTGCCGCTTGGAGCCATTAAACCCGAAGGCTGGCTTCATCACCAGCTCGAGGTAATGCGTGATGGGTCAACTGGTCATCTGGACGAGTATTACCCTAAGATCAAAGACGATAACGGCTGGTTGGGTGGTAAAGGCGATGGCTGGGAGGAAACACCCTACTGGCTCGACGGTGCCGTTCCGCTGGGGTATCTGCTGGATGACAAAACCCTTAAAGATAAGGTCCAGAAATACATTAACTGGAGCCTGGAGCACCAGCGGCCCAACGGTTTTTTTGGCCCTTATACCAAAAAGGAAGTAGCCAATGGCGGAAAAATGAATTCCTGTGCCGATGGCGAAGACTGGTGGCCTCGCATGGTGATGCTGAAAGTCCTTCAACAATACTACACCGCCACGAACGACAAACGGGTCATTCCGTTCATGACCCGGTATTTTCGCTACCAGCATGAAAGCTTGAAAACCTGCCCGCTCAATAAATGGACCGAATGGGCCGAGTCGCGCGGGGGCGACAACATTATGGCCGTGTACTGGCTTTACAACCAGACTGGCGACAAATTTCTGCTCGATCTGGCGGATATACTTTATAAACAAACGACCAACTGGACCGACCTGCTCGGTGGTCGTAACTGGGCTATTGGAGCAGCCGTCAACCAGACGAGCCAGCGGTGGATGGATCGGCACGCGGTTAATGTGGGGATGGGGCTGAAACTACCCGCCGAATATTATCGGGGCAAAAAAGACGCAAAGTATCTGTCGGCCGTGAAGACTGGTTTTAATGACCTGATGACACTTCATGGTCTCCCTCACGGCATGTTTTCGGGTGATGAGGATCTGCATGGCAACGAACCAACCCAAGGTGTTGAACTCTGCGCCATTGTTGAAACCATGTTTTCGCTGGAAGAAATCATCGGCATTACGGGCGATCCTGCTTACATGGATGCCCTCGAACGTATGACGTTCAATGCGCTCCCAACCCAAACGACCGATGATTACCATTCCCGACAGTATTTCCAGATTGCCAATCAGGTACAGGTCTCAAGGGGTGTTTATGATTTCTCACTTCCCTTCGATCGGGGGATGAACAACGTGTTTGGCCCCTATGCCGGTTACACCTGCTGTACTGCCAATATGCACCAGGGCTGGACAAAATACGCGTCGCATCTCTGGTACAGGTCTGCCCAGGAAAATGGCCTTGCCGCGCTGGAATACGCACCTAACACTGTTAAGTCGCCGGTTGGTGATGGAACAACGGCAACCATTCAGGAAGCAACAAATTACCCCTTTGACGATCAGATTACGTTCTCGATCAGTCTCCCCAAAACAACCACTTTCCCACTTGATTTACGCATACCAGGTTGGTGTAAAGAAGCTACCATACTACTCAATGGAACGAAACTTCGCTCGGATAAGGGAGGGCAGATCATCAGTCTGAATCGGGCATGGAAAAACGGAGATAAAGTAACGCTACAACTGCCGATGCAGGTCACCACGAGCAACTGGGCCAAAAATTCCCGTACGATCGAACGCGGCCCCCTGGTCTATGCTCTGAAAGTAGAGTCAGAAATAACCGAAAAGAAAATCAAAGAAGAGGGGACTTATTACGAATTTCAGCCGAAGGGTAACTGGAATTATGGCTTACCTAAAGCATTGGTTGATGACCCTGTCAAAAATACGACTGTCGTTATGAAGCCAGTCGCTGCCAATTTTGTGTGGAATGAAACCAACGCACCCATCGAAATCAAAACCACCGGGCGGCAAATTCCTAACTGGAAAATCGTTGAGGGCGTAGCCCGTCAACCCGTTACACCCCGGGATGGTGTTTACAAAGGCGAAGTAAACGACAAAACCGAAACCATTACGCTCATTCCGTATGGCTGCACCAAACTTCGGGTCGTAGCCTTTCCGGTCGTCCCATAG
- a CDS encoding c-type cytochrome: MKTALKWIGILVCVVIVGIVGVMAYVKLGLPNVGDAPALKVEKTPERVERGKYLANHVAVCIDCHSTRDFTLFSGPLVPETHGKGGELFDQKAGFPGSFTAKNITPFGIGNWTDGEIYRAITTGVSRDGHAFFPVMPYPYYGKMNDEDVQSIIAYLRTLKPIDNKPAESKADFPFNFILNTIPKKAEPMPLPDPTDELATGKYLVTIAGCIECHTQVENGQIIKEKAYAGGRDFNLPSGTLYTPNITPDKETGIGKWTKELFVSRFKAYADSSYKPHKIGPTDFQTLMPWMMYSGMKEQDLGAIYTYLMTLQPVQNKVAKKFKPIVAMR, encoded by the coding sequence ATGAAAACAGCTTTAAAATGGATTGGCATCCTTGTATGCGTTGTTATTGTAGGAATTGTTGGCGTAATGGCTTATGTTAAACTAGGTCTGCCAAATGTGGGTGATGCGCCTGCGCTGAAGGTGGAGAAAACACCGGAACGTGTTGAACGGGGTAAGTATCTCGCCAATCATGTTGCGGTCTGTATCGATTGCCACAGTACCCGTGATTTTACCCTTTTTTCAGGACCCTTAGTACCCGAAACGCATGGCAAAGGGGGGGAACTGTTCGATCAGAAAGCCGGGTTTCCCGGCTCATTCACGGCCAAAAACATCACCCCTTTTGGCATTGGAAACTGGACCGATGGTGAAATCTACCGGGCCATTACAACGGGCGTCAGTCGCGACGGTCATGCGTTTTTTCCGGTTATGCCCTATCCCTATTATGGCAAAATGAACGATGAAGATGTGCAAAGCATCATAGCCTACCTGCGTACGCTTAAACCCATCGACAATAAGCCCGCTGAATCGAAAGCAGATTTTCCCTTCAATTTTATTCTGAACACCATTCCCAAAAAAGCTGAGCCAATGCCGCTGCCCGACCCCACCGATGAGTTGGCAACGGGTAAATACCTGGTGACAATCGCCGGTTGTATTGAGTGCCATACCCAGGTTGAAAATGGCCAGATTATCAAGGAAAAGGCATATGCTGGTGGCCGCGATTTTAATCTCCCATCAGGAACACTGTATACACCGAACATAACGCCAGATAAAGAGACAGGCATTGGAAAATGGACCAAAGAGCTATTTGTCTCCCGATTTAAAGCCTACGCCGACAGTAGCTACAAGCCCCATAAAATTGGGCCAACCGATTTCCAGACGCTTATGCCCTGGATGATGTATTCTGGGATGAAAGAGCAGGATCTGGGCGCTATTTACACCTACCTGATGACACTGCAACCCGTTCAGAATAAGGTAGCCAAGAAATTTAAGCCCATCGTGGCCATGCGCTAA
- a CDS encoding SRPBCC family protein, with protein sequence MSTNQILEKSAPGINAYHFITHWHVAALPEEVYRTLEDVDVLARWWPSVYLDVKVLEKGQPGGVGKVVELYTKGWLPYTLRWKFRVTKTSFPTGFALEAFGDFVGRGTWTFMGEGSGTHITYDWLIEAEKPLLKKLSFLLKPFFSMNHEWAMRKGLESLQLELRRRKGEKNVPPPPKPTFPHNLLKRS encoded by the coding sequence ATGTCCACTAATCAGATTCTCGAAAAATCTGCCCCAGGTATCAACGCCTACCACTTCATCACTCACTGGCATGTAGCGGCTTTGCCCGAAGAGGTTTACCGGACTCTTGAAGATGTAGATGTACTGGCTCGCTGGTGGCCTTCGGTTTATCTCGATGTTAAGGTTCTGGAAAAAGGGCAACCCGGCGGTGTCGGTAAAGTGGTGGAACTTTACACGAAAGGCTGGCTTCCCTACACATTGCGTTGGAAATTCCGGGTAACAAAAACCAGCTTTCCTACGGGTTTCGCGCTCGAAGCCTTTGGCGATTTCGTTGGTCGGGGCACCTGGACGTTTATGGGGGAGGGTTCGGGTACTCACATTACCTACGACTGGCTAATCGAAGCCGAAAAGCCTCTCCTGAAAAAACTGTCATTTTTACTGAAACCTTTTTTTTCCATGAATCACGAATGGGCGATGCGGAAAGGGCTGGAAAGTCTACAACTAGAACTTCGACGCCGAAAGGGCGAAAAAAACGTTCCGCCACCACCAAAGCCTACCTTCCCACACAATCTGTTGAAACGTTCCTAA
- a CDS encoding RNA polymerase sigma factor, with the protein MDASSGYLYTTDAVLWDNFLEGSKSAYAYLYAKYAKTLYNYGYKIAQNREVTEDCLQDLFLTILETRERLGRTDSIKFYLMRALRRDIVRKLTSEQRFNNDLDTLDFTIEFHYEPTWLDAQISLEQSTLLLRELNSLPARQKEALFLKYFDNLSYEEIAGVMGIEQSSVYKIVYKAIASLQKRMATHVVFLLLALIR; encoded by the coding sequence TTGGACGCATCATCAGGCTACCTCTACACGACAGATGCTGTGCTTTGGGATAATTTTCTGGAAGGCAGTAAAAGTGCCTATGCTTATCTGTATGCAAAGTATGCGAAGACCCTCTATAACTATGGCTATAAAATTGCGCAGAACCGGGAAGTAACTGAAGATTGCCTGCAGGATCTCTTTCTGACAATTCTGGAGACACGGGAGCGATTGGGCCGAACGGACTCGATCAAATTTTACCTGATGCGGGCCTTACGCCGGGATATTGTCCGTAAGCTGACCAGTGAGCAACGGTTTAATAATGACCTGGACACGCTGGACTTTACGATTGAATTTCATTACGAACCCACCTGGCTCGATGCACAGATTTCGCTGGAACAATCTACCCTTTTGCTGCGCGAACTGAATAGTCTTCCGGCCCGTCAGAAAGAAGCTCTGTTTTTGAAATACTTCGATAATCTCAGTTACGAAGAGATTGCGGGCGTAATGGGCATTGAACAAAGTTCCGTTTATAAAATTGTTTACAAAGCCATTGCATCGCTCCAGAAACGGATGGCCACGCATGTCGTTTTCCTGCTATTGGCACTCATTCGATAG